The genome window GAAATTTTCCGCACAGCAGCGGTTCAGTAGTAGCTTAAGACAAACACACTCTTAACGACACTACGCACGCAATACTTTACCCAAGCTTCGCACTCATGCCCTCGCCCCCATTATTACGCTTTGCTTTGCCTCAGTTGGAGGGAACTTGGAACTTGTCGTATCGGGCTCCGATCTCGTTTAGTTTCTTCAGTCCGATCAAACTGTTGAACTCCTCGAAGGTGGTCAGCTTGTGGAGTTGGTCTCGGCTGGTGCCTTCCTCCTTCATCACTTTGAGGACGTCGATCAACGCGCGAGCCGACGCGTAGACGGCGGTGGTGGAGTGCACTATGAGGTGGAATCCCAGTTCCTTGAGCTCCTGTGGCGTGTGCAGGGGGGTGTACCCACCCTCCAGCATGTTGGCAGCCCTGAAACCATTGGTGCGCTTGCAGACCTCCCTCATCTCGTCGTCGCTCCGCGGTGCCTCCACGAAGCACGCATCTGCTCCTGCCTGCACAAGGTCAAGCAGAGAGTATGCTCGTCAGAGAAGCCAATCCGACGGAATTGGAGCTTCGATCGATCGATATTTGCATGAACAGAGTAATCGATGGATACCTCCATGTAGAGGTTAGCCCGAGCAATGGCGTCAGATAGGCCACCGGCGGTTGCACGAGCATCAGTTCGAGCGATGAGAAAGAAGTCAGAGTCCCCAATGGCTTCTCTTGCGGCTGCTATCTTTGCGGCAtgctcatgagcaggtatcacctAACATAAGCGCAGTTTAATGCATATTATATACGGTGGGATAATGTAAGAAGAGTTGATGTCTGTTTCCCAGCTCAGTCGTACCTGTTTACCCTGCATATGTCCTGGTTGCCAGAGAAACAGAGAAGAAAAATACCAGTGAGATGGATGGATTCCATAGAAAACAACTCGAGTATACATAGTAGCAGAAAGAAACCAGAAGGATCTGAGAGTTAAAAGATCGATGTTCTCTTACCGCACTTCTTCGGCCAAACTTGATCCTGGAATCAAGATGAAGGTGGAGAAAAATTAGATTTGGAACTTGGAACGAGTCAGAGCATGGGGGTGGCAATGATCATTTTATGTATGTCAGGGCGGGGGCGTAGTGGTACCTCAAGAAACAAGCCAGCGGCACCGGTACCAATTATATCTCGAACAGTCCTTTGGACATTGAGAGCATTGCCACCTCCGGTGTCTGTAATATCAATTTAATTTAGTTGAGATATATtgcaaataaataaaatttgtcGGGGCTACCAAATCATTTACTCTGCCCACATACTTTTACTCCCCTTAGTTTATCCAATTGCATTCGATCTTCAGTtatcttttttcttaattttggagATGCGCAAGAAATCTAATACATTAAAAGCCGACCTTTTGTTACCGAGGACCAAATTAAGAAGAAAATATTACCGGCATCAACGATGAAGGCAACGTTAGGAGCTGCAGCGCAAATAGCTCGAGCTGCGTCCGCCATCTCCGGCGGCCTTTGATTATTTTaccatgaagagagagagagagagagagagagagagagagagagagagagagagagagagagaacaaaattAGTATAGAATGAAATAAAATAAATGGCACGCTGGTAAAGAAAGTAAGACGGCAGAGGGAAATACGTGAGGAGGCCGATGTCGGGCATGCCGAGGCGGGAGGCGGAGACGGCGTAGCCGGAGACGAAGCCGGCACGGAAGCCCAGGCTCTGGAGGACGGCCGCAGAGAGCGCGTCGTAGATCCCCGGCATCAGCACGATGCCTTCCTCCTCGATGAGGCGGTGCATGCGTGTCTTCCTGGGGCCGTTCACCGCCACGCTCACCGTGGAGTCAGCCATCCGTGCCGGTTCCACTTACTACCGAGGAGTCTTCTTGGACCGTTTGACGTGGATGCAGAATGAAGGAGAACCAGTGGGCCGGGTTTTATAGCCGGTGCGAGGTTGGGTGGGTCGTCATTCCGCTCACCGCGGAGGACGGTAAGCCGCCTTCCGGGCCCACGCCAACGGCgtagatcgttttgagctcgtccCGGATCTGATCCCGACCGACCGCCTCGTGGGCCCACCAGAAAGCATTTCGGTGCGCGAACCAGTCATTTAAATATACACAAGCCCAATGCTTTTCCTGCCCGTTCAGACCTTTCCGGCTCACCCACCGGCCACGTGGTAAAAGCCATCAACCGCATGGAAGACAGACCGATTGAATCTTTCATCTGCATCCTTACATAAATCATACATTATTCCAACGCTTCCGCGGACCCTGGGGACCACCCGTCATGACCGATTGAGTGGATGCCACATGGAGGGGTACATTACGTCCTTGATTTGCGCTGCGAAAACAAAGACGCTGTGTCGCGGACAAACTCGGCCGCCGAGTCGTCGGCGAAGTTGTGCCTTAAATCGGTCCAGTCGATTGCATGATTGGTTGCCATGCTTCTCCGTACCACTAAACAGAATCCGGTGTTGTCCTCACATAGTCACATGctcttatcttatccaacaatgtAAAATTACATTATTATACCACAGCAGCAAAACAAGTTGTAATAATCCAATTATCAGAGATTTTACTATCAatgttaaattattataataaaatttcttttatGTGAATCTGAAATGAAATTTCTTGTATGAACTCATATATGGGGGAAAAAAACTCCTCCCTATAATGGAAATCAAACAAGCAAGTTGTTATTACACTATTTTATTTGATAAGTAGGTGAGGAAATAGTTGAGTAAAAGCATATTATAAGTGGATGATTAGAGGTAGCATGTCATCACGAAAACATGCAGGATTAGATCTCGGCAGCCAGTCAGTACCATACGTTAGTGCTTATCTTAAACAGGCGTAGCTGCTGTTGTCCTCACCCATCACAGTCTTGCTTTTTGAACCTCGACAGGTGAATATAATATAAACCAATAATTTAGAACGCTCATTATTGAGGTGATGACTTGAGCAGCCAATCATTAGCGTCAAAAGTTTAAGTAAATTACTTTCATTACAGCAGCACAATCACTATATGGATGTGGCAGTGTCATGTAAGACTTGCCCACCATGATTAATACTTGGCAACAACCATGTGGATCATTCCCACAACCATTCATTTCATCGACAGGTTTTCTTCCCCATTTGTCTTGCTAtatagcaccttcagctcctttcTTGCAGTGGGGTGCCATTAGTTCCGATGAATGCCAAGCTAGAAGGACGGTGGGGCCACAGTGTGAGaacaatttaaagaaaaaatacagCAAAAATGCATCATTATCTTAATTATACAATTAAATCCTGGAGCTAATCAATCAGCAGCACGTAATCATACTTGCAGAATTATTGTGGATCTCCCATGGTAGCTAGCTGCTGGTCCTTGTAGCAGCGAGGGAGGGACGATGATTACAATGGGCAATAGCCATGTCAGTGTCATgacgtcctctctctctctctctctcgcgtggAACACATGCGCCGTCGGACTAGATCTAATATTTGGCCGTCGCAGCACGAGTCGTCCAGCTTCAGCGTAGCGAAGGCTGACCTCCACCGACGTGGCCGCGTTCGCTCGAGTACCGACGAGCGGGGTCCAGTCCCACGTGGTCCTACTCACTCTCCTGACGTGTTAAGCCCCACCGGCGGGCCCCGCAAGACATGTGTGCCACATGGGACGTGTACGTAACGCACTATCCTAATGCAAGTTGGTGCTCGAGTGGTCCATCGCAGTCCCTGACGCATACATTATATATACTGATCGTATCGTCACAACGCtgcatttgatttaaataagacgGTAGGTTAGATGTGTATCCTACTCGACCTTATAAGATACTAATGCCTGCGCCATGCTACCCACATGGAATTGCTAGGAAATAGAAGCTTGAAGTGACCGTCTGCTGCTTAGCAAGAACAGCAGAGCATCCAAGTTAGGTCTACACCATCTTCCCTGTGGGTCTAATTGCTGACTCTTGTATCCTTGTAGATCCTATTATTGGATCTTGTTTACACGAGACATTATGAATCTGATGCGAGCATGACGTGGTTTGGACATATGTGTATGATAGAACGAAATAATACAAGAGTATATATGAtataagaggaagaggaaaagttTGCCCTCCACCTCCTGCTGCTGCGGCTCCCTTGACGTTGGAGATCAGTGCGCTAAAGGAGGGCGCAGCTATTACAGCGAGAAACTGCATGCACACCACATGCTCTTGTCTCAGCCTGCCTCTTCGTCACATGATCTTGTCTGCACCATGTTCTTGATGCCATGGGGCTGTACCGTTTCCTGGAACTGGCATTTGTCTTATGTGGTGAAATGTTCGCATGAATGAATTGGAGTTATGATAAGGGTGTGATGTTTTCTATATGTATTTTGTTTCCTGAGATTAATATATCATCAGATATGTGAGTTGTATACATGCAATTTCTTGTAAAGCTAGATGGAACTTGTCTTGTTGTGATGTGTGAGGAAGACGACTGCTCCATGGATGATTGGGAGAGCGACGTAGTACTTTCTTTAGGGATAGTGAAGTCTGTGGTGCAACCATACTCAATGATTGGCGACAATTCACTGCACGATATTTACTGCATACATCATCACTTTTACATACAGTAAGTATGATGTTTTGGTTGTATATTATTGGTCCACTGTTAGCACATTTTTTTaagcagcatcatcatcatcatcacatgcTAGAAGATTGCGACTATCAGTGAAAGATATTGAATTCATTGTTGTAGACCGATCTAATCAACCGATGGGTTTCACAGGTTTCTTGCATGTGGTTGGAATGTCTCTCTACGTTTCTTTTTATTGACTTGCTTGTTGTCTTTTTGTCGATATGATATGTTATCTGTGATCGATGTGATTTTTCCCAACATaagtttttatgtttttttaCTTGTATGAGGATGTTTTAGACATCTACAAATTAAGGATCATAGACTTGTTTGGAATCAATATTttcctaagaatattatcttaaaaAATTTAGTAGACAACTAGTTGTTGAATATTCATCATTTTACCAATACCAACAAAGGTTGGCTTTCATCAAAACCAAAAAGAATGCATACATTAATGCTAGACCCATTCTTGAGAATTGATGAAGCATCATTAATGCATAAATTTCCCGTCAAGTTGCTCAAAGAGTAGCTGGTGACAGGGTAAGATTAAGGATTGGGATGACTATATTTGACATTAAGGACTTTGGCCCAAATTCAAGTATCCCTCTTTAGAGTAGGCAAGGCTCATAAGACCTACTAAGCCACCAAAATCTTTACGGCTACACACCCAATTCCAGCCTAAAATGTATATTTTATTCTGAGATCCACAAGCCTTTGGATGTGCCAACTGGAACTGGAGAAGAAAAAAACGAGATAGAGAGAGTTAGAAAGGAAGAATCTCtctcttattttttaaattatttttttttattttttataagtatttatacttttcttttctctctcgttTTTGCATGAGATAACTTTGTCTATTTATGGGTCACATATGAGAGTTACAAAACTCAATTGTTAAGGttatattcatatatttttatcatatataacctatctaatttattattaatttattattttcataacctTTTTTTTTATAGTGATCTTTATTATGGAATAACATCTCTATTCTTAGAAAGTTCTAGAGTTATAATTGTTTTTTTCCATGTGATCATGAGAGAGATTTCAATTCTCTCTTTTAATTAAGTTTAATTCTCTTAACACCCTCTATTaaacttaatttattttttatcacaCATTCCAAATGATTTATTCATCTTAAAAAATGTCTCCAAATTAAAGGACTTGGTGAAAATATATGCAACTTGATCACCAAATTTATTGTAGTCTAATGGAACTTCCATCTCCTTAATTTGATCACGA of Musa acuminata AAA Group cultivar baxijiao chromosome BXJ2-3, Cavendish_Baxijiao_AAA, whole genome shotgun sequence contains these proteins:
- the LOC135607792 gene encoding carboxyvinyl-carboxyphosphonate phosphorylmutase, chloroplastic-like; this translates as MADSTVSVAVNGPRKTRMHRLIEEEGIVLMPGIYDALSAAVLQSLGFRAGFVSGYAVSASRLGMPDIGLLTPPEMADAARAICAAAPNVAFIVDADTGGGNALNVQRTVRDIIGTGAAGLFLEDQVWPKKCGHMQGKQVIPAHEHAAKIAAAREAIGDSDFFLIARTDARATAGGLSDAIARANLYMEAGADACFVEAPRSDDEMREVCKRTNGFRAANMLEGGYTPLHTPQELKELGFHLIVHSTTAVYASARALIDVLKVMKEEGTSRDQLHKLTTFEEFNSLIGLKKLNEIGARYDKFQVPSN